The DNA region CAACTCTTATCATGGACCCCACCAAGATCGAAATTGTCGTAGTCGGCGCCGGACCCGGCGGATACGCCGCCGCGTTCTACGCCGCCGACCTGGGCAAAAAAGTCATCCTCGTCGAACAGGACAAACGTCTCGGCGGCGTGTGTCTCAACCGTGGCTGCATCCCCTCCAAAGCCCTCCTGCATGCGACGCACCTGATCAGCGCGGCGAAAGAGTCCGAACATCGCGGCATTACCTTCGCCGCGCCGCAAATCGATCTCGCCAAACTCCGCGCGTGGAAGGAATCCGTTCTAACGAAACTCTCCGGCGGCGTGTCGCAACTGGCCAAGATGCGCGGCGTCGAAGTCTGGAACGGCCGCGGGCATTTCGAGGATTCGCACACGTTGCGGGTCGAGACGGCCGAAGGCCAGAGGTTCATCAACTTCGAGAAGGCGATCATTGCGGTCGGTTCGAAGTCGGCCATGCCGAAAGCATTCGACCTCGGCAACCCGCGGATCATGACGTCGCGCGAGGCGCTCGAAGTCGAAGAGATTCCCGAGAATCTGCTGGTTGTCGGCGGCGGTTACATTGGCATGGAACTGG from Candidatus Angelobacter sp. includes:
- a CDS encoding NAD(P)/FAD-dependent oxidoreductase — translated: MDPTKIEIVVVGAGPGGYAAAFYAADLGKKVILVEQDKRLGGVCLNRGCIPSKALLHATHLISAAKESEHRGITFAAPQIDLAKLRAWKESVLTKLSGGVSQLAKMRGVEVWNGRGHFEDSHTLRVETAEGQRFINFEKAIIAVGSKSAMPKAFDLGNPRIMTSREALEVEEIPENLLVVGGGYIGMELGTVYAELGSKVVVVEALDSILTGGDPDLVRPVMARAQKAFKEIRVKTKVAKMDTKGKQIRVVFEAEGQQTEELYDRVLVAVGRVPNCEDLGLENTKVARDDKGFIKVNEKQQTSDPDIYAIGDCAGGVLLAHKASREGRNAVEVITGKSTGGDKFVVPAVV